In the Plasmodium gaboni strain SY75 chromosome 13, whole genome shotgun sequence genome, gcttttatttttatacttgtgtaattatttattttttatatgatgGATCAACAAGATTGCTTGCCCAGTGAAATTAAGGATGCCTTAATTTCTTTACATGATGAACATTTCAGttatcaaaaatatttgaacGTATTAAAggattatatatatttagatccaataaagaatattaatacattaattaattatattttaaataatattaataacCATGATATagagaaaaatatttgtcattatttatccgatgtaattatatatatacaagatataaataaaataataagtgaagaaaataatattatagaaGAAAAGTTAGATGAAAGTGATTATTCAAATagtttattttatgaagaatatcgtataaaaataaaagatgagaaattaaaaaaatatgatgTAGGTGATTATCGTATAAATCTTATACAAAATTGTACtagaaatataaattacttaaaattaatgtatattattagtaATGTAATATTACCAAAAAATGGgtatgttttatttattaatatatttcataaacatgaaattaattatcaatataaattattatcattagAATATTTTGCAAATATTGcaaataaaattaatatagATAGAGCTAAATATATTGCACAAATTCTTCCTCTAATTTTagaaaaattttataatacaGATGGAGAACcttattataatgataatataaataatatagatatattattatctatgTGTAAattcattaatatattatgtgaTGAATCTATAAAAGCACAAGAAGATGATAAACAAGATGTTGCATTATATTCTATAGTTGCATTTATTATGAGAATTATTTGTTATCATAGTGTATATTTACCTATTAATAGAAATGTCGAAAAATTAggtaaatatatttattatgatcatattaattataatgaatgtttaaaagaatatagtaatttaacatataatttatataaatcaaaaaaacatatcttaataaaaaattgtttATCTTCATTAATATGGAGACTTTCTATTATTAATCCAAACCTACCTAGAACAATAGAAAGAGTAAATATTCTTATACCTAATACAAAAGCATGTGCTCTTGAAAATTCTACTATGGAAATATCTATACTTTGTTATTTAATTTTGATAGAAAGAGTTAATATAAATTCGTTTCCTCTTGTTTTCTCCGAACTATATTTACTTAATTTAATGATTAGAAATAgttataatttaattttatgtGTCTCAAATGCAAAGGAAAGTTTAAGAGATAGTTTACTTATTAAAGCATATCATTTTATCATTGTCTGCTGCTTTTTATCTAAATGtatttatagaaaaaataaagaatattatactaatatttataaatttaaatgGAGACCTTATGATTTTcttaaattaatatatgaaaccatacataattataatcaCTTGAAATTTTATActaaacatatttattattctaTAAGTAATATTATGAGGAATTTCCAATGGgacatttttttttctatatataacaGATTGATAATTGAATCATCATCTGACACTGTGAGAAGTATTATATCTTCTTATGTAAAGGATGAGCTTTTTAAAAAGATGATCCATGTAGTTGATAGTGTTCAACAGATTGATATGATATCATGCGAGTTTACGACTcaagaaatattaaaaggAGAAGATGGTAACAATTTTGTCAAGGAGAAggaaataaataataaacattATTCTTCTAcaaatgattataataataatgatattaataaagaaCATATCCCTTATAATATAACTTCCAACATACAATCAAAAAAttcaaaagaaaatgaaatacataaaatagGGTGccaaataaaaaaaatagttCATCAACTTATAGGAGAAGAATCtgttcttttatatatagattCCATCACTGTAgcattaaatataataaaaatgattttGTTAAATAAAAGGTTTACacaattttataaatatataataaaagtagATGAAACATCTACATGTTTcatacaaaataaaatgaaatatttttatgatcAAATAAAGATAGAAAAATCTGTATTATCATATgaaaatcaaaaaaataataattccATAACCcaaataaatgataataacGATATTTTACAGACTGAGCAAAATTTAAATACtacatttaataatattaacatGAACAAACTGGATATCGTTCTTATGCTTTTATCGGACATAGAAAAAAGCATAGCAGAAATGAAGcaaaatataaacacaAGCACAAACACAAACACAAACACAAAAGgataaataatatatatatatatatatatatatataaatgcatgcttatttatttatatatatgtttatttgtttgtatatgtttttttttttttaattttttttgatataaccatatatttttttaacattattttctttcataaacaattttaaaaaatataatatataatatatatatatattttttttctctttcATATGTTgtgaaaatttttttttttaatatatcaatatttttaattattcCTCATAACATTCTGaaacacatatatttatatatacttcATGTGTATACTCaaacaaatatatgatGGACACCGACACATTCTgcttatttatttttatattatgttatatatattctttttgtaaaaaaatcaaataataatttcatattttttttttttattttttaaaaatatataatacatattacCTAATGgtaacatatatattctattaatgtaataatatttattattataataaatagaaatatctttagataattcttttttccATCTgattaagaaaaaaaaaaaaatatatatatatatataattaatatgttatttaggaaatatttatgtgttcctttataaatgtaaaaatatataattaaaataaatatataagaatataacAAATTGAAAAATTCCTCTTgatatatacatatattatatatatattttttttttttttttttttttttcttttctcctttatatttgtaggtgtatattttttcttatacCTTAACGGTTCATGTATACCTATTCTTACTTTTTTATCCTTTAAtttgaaatttttttttattattattattatatttttttcgtaatatgtgtaaaaaaaaaaaaaaaaaaacaaagGAGAAGGATACTTAAAATTATTGTTGAATGGTAACTTACAAATTAACGGTAATGgtttataaatatataaatataaatatatatatatatacatatatttatgtgttATAAGATTATACTATTAGATTTAGTATATTGGGTAATTAAAATGTTCATTTGAAgaaatatacaaaatataataagaaaatattaaatatataatatttatacattaATGTGTGTACTATTATATGACTTttgatataatatcatttaattcaatttgttttcttttttggtttttttttttttatttatttttttctattaaCTACGCTtcattataaaataatataatatgaataatgaacctacaaataatgataagaattatttaagaaatatatttaattgtactgataagaaaataaaattatttaaatcttacttaaaaaacaaattagATATTGATTCTTTTACCTTAGGTGAATATTGTTTTAAACATGATGAGAAATTCCAGAAAAGTGTGTTGTcgaatatattaaaagaacAAATAATAAGTAAGAAGGATAagaataaattatatttaataaatgaaataataatagatACATCATTTTTTGAAGAGAATTATgattttcaatattttttagaaaatgttttattattagaagatttagttttaaaaaagttggataataaattaaatgatgaggattttatatttaaagaaaataaaaaattatctaTAAATAATTGGAAAGAATGTTATAGTcatattaagaaaaaattaaatatcAAAGGTATGGATGAAAAAAGtaagatatataataattctattttattatttaattctactaaattttcatatgatgatataaattGTTGTGATTCTTTTTATGGTTTAAAAGTATGggatatattatttaattatgTGTCATTCgaatttttaaattatttattgtCTAATACacttatatttatatcagACTTCTTTTTTGTCAATACAAATAATCattttaaaacatatataaaatcatCTTACTTTATTAAAATTGCAGAAATACAATTAAATTATCAAGATGCTCAAAATGTGgaaagaaatattatttcaaagaaaaaaaatttatattataaaaatactAAACTGGTTAAATTAAcatatcaaaaaaaaagcatAAAAGATAATGCAACACCAAATTTAACcgtgaaaaaaaaaaaaataaataaaaaaaatataaatacaaatgagaatataaatagttatatatataatatatcaaatcaaaataatgaaatccaacaatataatattaatcaTATCAATATGGACAAAAATACTATAAACAAACCGAAGGAGTCGCAgaattttattatcaataataaattattgGATGATCaacttttatattataaaacaaataaaaataatgtaaacACGGATATTTATtcaaatgataataaaacGGCTATTAGTACTAACCAATATGTAGATGTACATAACCATATAAGTGATCCAACaaggaaaaatatattttatcatagTGTAAACAGCTTTTCGTATGAAACAAGTTCGAACGTTTTTAATTATGATAATCTGAAACAACATACAACATATATAGATACACCAAATAAAAGTCAAACATGTATTAATATGACTAATCATCATGAAATAGATGAAAATTCAgataaagaattaaaaaatcaaaaatataatcaaTATGAATATGTAGATAACGTATGTACAGggaataaaaatatatcaaacGAAAATATAAGTgataaatgtattattacTAAAACGATCCctcaaaaatataatattaataaaaaatataaatacttattaaaaaaaaaataccATAAGATATACACAAATAACGACCATTCATATGGAAATTATTTGTATCTTCTTCAGTGTAGTGGAAgaattttaaaaaatgacTTTTTTAAGGACATGAAACAAATACAAGAGGAAAGAAAGAAATACACATCAAATATTAAGATGAACAAtgaatatacaaataatattataataaacaacaacaataataataataataataataataataataataataataaacataataatagtgTGCATAGGTTGGGACATGTGAACGATTTGTCCTCCTCTATTATATGTCCATCTTCTAACATCCCTCACTGTAATAATTACAAAGAATGTAATGAAAAAGTAACACAGATAAAGAACAATTCCTTACTAATAACAGAAAATTTgtcaaaaaaaaaaaaattgttaCCACAAATAGATTTCTTTTCTGATGATAGAAAGAGGAAATGCTCATCAGTTGGTTATGAcataaaaaagaagaatgttagtaatattaaaagatatcataataaaataaacaaaatgaatgaaaaaaaaaaaaaatggaataaaataataatcaatAGAAACAACATTTTACAACACAATACAACTAATAAATGTAAAACATTTCTATTTAATAAACACATaatatttgataaaatagaaaataacaatattcctttatttatttatgatttattaaattatatatttaaatcagatcaaacatatttttatcataataattttatagaTGAATATAAGCAGAAAATATgtaaacaaataaaatgttcaactaaaaaaaatgatatatctcatataattacatctaggaaagaaaataatttatttcatGTACAAAAActtgaaaataattataaatgtccaaatatatataaacaattaAGAAAGACaaaaattttgaaatatgtatatgattattttaaggaatttattaataatgtaATTAATACCAAATTTggtaaaatatatagaaaattttttcctcgaaaacatatattaaataaaatatataaaatatttaaaattataagattacaaataataaaaaaatatcatattataaatatacgAAAGAATagaaaatttattaaacaAAAAGTATATGATAccttttttaaaaattatgatttcttatcattttcattcAAAACATATAAgattattaattttatcGTATATATAACCAAAAAATGTATACCTATCAAATTATTAGGTAGTAAACATaatttcaaaatatttttaaaaaatgtaaaaagatttttgttatttaattataaagaaaGTTTTTCTTTGAATCAAgtaatgaaaaatattaaagtaaaaaatatattccaaaaaaaaataagtaaatgtaataatataaaaaatacagtcttattaaataaaatatcttattataataacTATCACAAAAGAATTTTacttaataataataaggaaatcataacaaatataaatgataacataaaaatatataatgaaacaaataataattttaataattcatttaaaaCACCTACATTATTCAATAAAATGAGGagaaaatatttcaataaaattaaaaaaattaatatatgtatacaaaAAAGACATCTTATGAATagattaatatatttcctttttaattattttattatgcCACTAATTAgaagatttttttttctaacCAAATCTGAGCAAACCTTACATAAAACAATTTTCTTTGATAGAAAAATTTGGAATCACTTCACAAAAATTTCCAATTTTTGTCTTTACCATCAAATATTTACGAATAAaaagttaaaaaaaagaaatgaacCCAAAATGGATAATGcacaaaatatattaaatgtgAACAAAAAAGCTGAAAAACTAAAAACAAAGAAATATACAtctattaaaaaaattaaaaaattcaGTACTAATAAATgtgtaaataataaattttcaaaaaattgtaacacaaaaaaaaaaaatttatataacatcacacgtcataataatatatttgttaaaAAGGATATGGAACAAAAATCAAAAACTaacattttaattaataaaagtatagataatttatacaaattaaaagaaattaataaaaaaaatgttagaccatatatcaaaaaattttactataaaataagaaaaaaatattttgctctaaaaaaaatgtatattcatattaGAATGACAAAAGATGAAAAACGTGACataaaattagaaaaaaatttgaaacatttttttatttttgcTCAAGAAAAAGAGCACatattgaaatattttagttctcatttttttcaaaagAGGAAGATAAATTATAGTAAACGATTTAATAAACTAATACatagaataaaaaatattataataaagaaaaacaGTGGAATTACTAAAAATAAGGATAAGACATTTTCACAACTaatcaaaaataaaactaACAACATCAACAATAAgaataacaataataagaagaaaaaaaagaagaacaataataataataataataataataaaaaggtTAAACATAGTGAGAACAACACAAGTGATAATCCCAgtttagaaaaaaaaaaaaaaaaaaaaatatacatacataaaataaaaaatattatagaGAAAAGAAATTTTATGTTAAAATTAAATTCAATCAATCATTTTATATCTAAAAAGTTAAGAATTAATTGGATAccgaaaaaaaaaggattAAGACCATTAATTAATTTGTCTACTTTAAATGTCCCAGAAATTGTGAAGCAACGAATTTTTGAAATTTTGAAAAGTAAAAAAAGCAGTGAATTTTATTTccataatattttgaataatttagaaagagaaaagaaagataaaaatataaagaaaagaaaaaaatataataagaaaaattttaatCCTGTATCATTAAAcaatatatgtaatttttcCTTGAAATGCTTAGGTAATATGAgacataataataattccttatttaaaaatacattaaCAAAAACAGGAGAAATtgaattaaaattaaaaatatggttacattatttaaagaattggttttatagaaaaaaacgaatgaaaaaatatattaaaaataaattaaaaaacaataaaaagatatatgcatatatatgtatcggagatttttcaaattgttatgaacatataaatcataattatttattcaaaattttaaaaaatttctttgataatataactaattttgaatttatttatttatttaaaagatcatttagattatataataagaatttaaataattccTTTTTATCCTATTATCCAGTTAATGTAAAATCATTTGGTCTACATTATATAAGAAACTTACGAGAACTTATAATTAAATCAAATATCAATGATAATCATCactttttattaaatcaAATGTTTAAAACAAGATCAAAATCggatttatatatttttgcCGATTCGTATAAAAGTCTTCAAGTTGACAAAAGGGATATTTTCATGACTATTATTACTGTTATTAGATATTACTACctcaatatatattttagtataaaagaatttaaACTTAATaggaaaaatattttctattttcaaatatttcAAGAAAATCAAATGAAGAGTGTTTATTTGAGTGTTCGTGATAAGAAAAAAgttgaaaatattaaaaattgGTATTTAAACAGcatgaaaaaaataaatcatgAGGAAATACTAACAAgtttaaaaaattcatccataaatgtaaataataaaaacaatatgATATGTATGAATCTTGAGCAAGATACACaagaaaaaggaaatacacaaaatgaagagaagaatgatatttatattggaccaatatataataaatcGTGTAACAGCACAATAATTAACGatagtagtaataataataaatggAATAATATCAATGTGAGTATGGATAATAAGAATGATGTACTATTACATAAAGGTAATACTAATATGAATGGGTATTATATGAATGACataaaatgtaataataatagcaataataatagtaataataatagtaataataaattaaaatgtgTTACGAGAAATGTAAACAATGACATAATAAAATACCATAAAACTATCGACACAGATAATAGTAAAAACAACCATGCTTactttaaaaataaattccTAAATTTTTtggataaaaaaattattagtaatatatatggCTTACCACAAGGTTTTAGCTTATCTAATATATTGTGCTCCTTATATTATGCATATTtagataaaaatgaagagtttcaaaatttattatattcagaaaaacaaaacaataataaatatttctcAGCAAATGGAAAGTGTAATTATTTCAATTTAGATTCTATCATGCTCCGATTTATTGatgattttttatttataactcttaataaaaaaaatattaaaatttttaaaaacttgctcttaaaaaaaaaaatatgggGAAGTAATATTAATTCATCCAAAACCAAAATCTTCAAAATACcacttatatataaaaatgatttactaatatataattttcgAAATAAATGccaacaaaaaaataaacataaaataaaaaaaaaaataaacatacAAAATAGAAGGAtcaaatataaacataatgAGTTAGTCAATACtaatcaaaaaaaaaaaaacagaTTTGTTcaaaaagataaaataaataaatatataaatgtcATAAACCcaataatacaaaaaaatgattCAACCATGTCTTCTAATTCTATTATGAATTTTGAAGCCTTACCTAATAAAGGAAGTAATAAAAGTTACAGTTCAATATATACAGATATCCCAAATAGTGTTGTAAATGACGATATAGAATATAATCAAAACagtgataataattcatatagTAGTAATAAATTATACAATAATGTGAATATGACTCAAAATAgtcataataataatgttaatatttttaaaaaagaacaaaacCAAAGTTTTCAATGCTTTAATAgtaacaatatatatattcaaaatgataaaaaagaaaataatattttacaaaTTAACAAAAAGTTATCTTCCAATGGAAatttaacaaaaaaaaataaaaaaataaatactCTAACATGTTTACAAATTGATAAAGTTATAAAAACCTTAAAAtgtaagaaaaaatatataaaacatataaaaaagttcaagtatatgaataaatttGTAAAATTTCAAAAGTTTCAAAATACCTCTTttgaattaaaaattaataaaattaataaaaatattagaagattgaataaattaaaaaaacGTAAAAATCATTCTATAAACATTGCACCTGTTAGTTCTATAGAATGGTTAAATAATTCATACACATTtgattttattaataattctaTACAAAGTACTTCATATCCATGGAAAAATAAATCTGATGCTACTATTAGAAATCATTTGCATTTACATAATGTTATaatagataaaaataataaaacatattttatgaaatatCTAGTTGAAAATAGAATTGTACGAAATATTATATccaaacaaaaaaaatgtcaatccttatataaaaataagcaaaatgtttatttctgttataaaaataattttatctTATTAAAATCATCTATATTAAAATTCATATGTTGTATTAAAACACTCaaaaaaatgtttaatGCATTTACAAATTCTACATATAATACcaattttatattatttctcATATCGTATATGAACAAAGtgttaataaaaaataaaaaactCAAATTTGTCAAATTGTTTTTAATCCAAACTGCAATCGAAGCTTTCCGTTATGCCAGAATTTTTAATCACCAAGATTCCTTTTATCCGTGTCTCCAACATTTTAagaaaatcaaaaaaagattaattcacaaatacaaaattggatataacaaaaatttACTGCgagaatttttttatctGTTTAATTTTATCAAGAAGGAGTTGTATAATTCATGGCCTTACATgttcaaaataaaaaattaaaatatatatatatatatatatatatatattataagtatataaatgtttataCTAATATGTCGAACTCATAAAGtgatataattattaattttgttcatattttacttaatatcaattttatacattttattattatttgcatttctatttgttttaaatatatgtactGATTTTAACGTAACgtatgtttttttttatttttttttataatcttGGCTTGGTGTCCAAACATAAATTGGATATTTTTTTCAGAGCC is a window encoding:
- a CDS encoding hypothetical protein (conserved Plasmodium protein, unknown function); translation: MDQQDCLPSEIKDALISLHDEHFSYQKYLNVLKDYIYLDPIKNINTLINYILNNINNHDIEKNICHYLSDVIIYIQDINKIISEENNIIEEKLDESDYSNSLFYEEYRIKIKDEKLKKYDVGDYRINLIQNCTRNINYLKLMYIISNVILPKNGYVLFINIFHKHEINYQYKLLSLEYFANIANKINIDRAKYIAQILPLILEKFYNTDGEPYYNDNINNIDILLSMCKFINILCDESIKAQEDDKQDVALYSIVAFIMRIICYHSVYLPINRNVEKLGKYIYYDHINYNECLKEYSNLTYNLYKSKKHILIKNCLSSLIWRLSIINPNLPRTIERVNILIPNTKACALENSTMEISILCYLILIERVNINSFPLVFSELYLLNLMIRNSYNLILCVSNAKESLRDSLLIKAYHFIIVCCFLSKCIYRKNKEYYTNIYKFKWRPYDFLKLIYETIHNYNHLKFYTKHIYYSISNIMRNFQWDIFFSIYNRLIIESSSDTVRSIISSYVKDELFKKMIHVVDSVQQIDMISCEFTTQEILKGEDGNNFVKEKEINNKHYSSTNDYNNNDINKEHIPYNITSNIQSKNSKENEIHKIGCQIKKIVHQLIGEESVLLYIDSITVALNIIKMILLNKRFTQFYKYIIKVDETSTCFIQNKMKYFYDQIKIEKSVLSYENQKNNNSITQINDNNDILQTEQNLNTTFNNINMNKLDIVLMLLSDIEKSIAEMKQNINTSTNTNTNTKG
- a CDS encoding putative telomerase reverse transcriptase, which encodes MNNEPTNNDKNYLRNIFNCTDKKIKLFKSYLKNKLDIDSFTLGEYCFKHDEKFQKSVLSNILKEQIISKKDKNKLYLINEIIIDTSFFEENYDFQYFLENVLLLEDLVLKKLDNKLNDEDFIFKENKKLSINNWKECYSHIKKKLNIKGMDEKSKIYNNSILLFNSTKFSYDDINCCDSFYGLKVWDILFNYVSFEFLNYLLSNTLIFISDFFFVNTNNHFKTYIKSSYFIKIAEIQLNYQDAQNVERNIISKKKNLYYKNTKLVKLTYQKKSIKDNATPNLTVKKKKINKKNINTNENINSYIYNISNQNNEIQQYNINHINMDKNTINKPKESQNFIINNKLLDDQLLYYKTNKNNVNTDIYSNDNKTAISTNQYVDVHNHISDPTRKNIFYHSVNSFSYETSSNVFNYDNLKQHTTYIDTPNKSQTCINMTNHHEIDENSDKELKNQKYNQYEYVDNVCTGNKNISNENISDKCIITKTIPQKYNINKKYKYLLKKKYHKIYTNNDHSYGNYLYLLQCSGRILKNDFFKDMKQIQEERKKYTSNIKMNNEYTNNIIINNNNNNNNNNNNNNNNKHNNSVHRLGHVNDLSSSIICPSSNIPHCNNYKECNEKVTQIKNNSLLITENLSKKKKLLPQIDFFSDDRKRKCSSVGYDIKKKNVSNIKRYHNKINKMNEKKKKWNKIIINRNNILQHNTTNKCKTFLFNKHIIFDKIENNNIPLFIYDLLNYIFKSDQTYFYHNNFIDEYKQKICKQIKCSTKKNDISHIITSRKENNLFHVQKLENNYKCPNIYKQLRKTKILKYVYDYFKEFINNVINTKFGKIYRKFFPRKHILNKIYKIFKIIRLQIIKKYHIINIRKNRKFIKQKVYDTFFKNYDFLSFSFKTYKIINFIVYITKKCIPIKLLGSKHNFKIFLKNVKRFLLFNYKESFSLNQVMKNIKVKNIFQKKISKCNNIKNTVLLNKISYYNNYHKRILLNNNKEIITNINDNIKIYNETNNNFNNSFKTPTLFNKMRRKYFNKIKKINICIQKRHLMNRLIYFLFNYFIMPLIRRFFFLTKSEQTLHKTIFFDRKIWNHFTKISNFCLYHQIFTNKKLKKRNEPKMDNAQNILNVNKKAEKLKTKKYTSIKKIKKFSTNKCVNNKFSKNCNTKKKNLYNITRHNNIFVKKDMEQKSKTNILINKSIDNLYKLKEINKKNVRPYIKKFYYKIRKKYFALKKMYIHIRMTKDEKRDIKLEKNLKHFFIFAQEKEHILKYFSSHFFQKRKINYSKRFNKLIHRIKNIIIKKNSGITKNKDKTFSQLIKNKTNNINNKNNNNKKKKKKNNNNNNNNNKKVKHSENNTSDNPSLEKKKKKKIYIHKIKNIIEKRNFMLKLNSINHFISKKLRINWIPKKKGLRPLINLSTLNVPEIVKQRIFEILKSKKSSEFYFHNILNNLEREKKDKNIKKRKKYNKKNFNPVSLNNICNFSLKCLGNMRHNNNSLFKNTLTKTGEIELKLKIWLHYLKNWFYRKKRMKKYIKNKLKNNKKIYAYICIGDFSNCYEHINHNYLFKILKNFFDNITNFEFIYLFKRSFRLYNKNLNNSFLSYYPVNVKSFGLHYIRNLRELIIKSNINDNHHFLLNQMFKTRSKSDLYIFADSYKSLQVDKRDIFMTIITVIRYYYLNIYFSIKEFKLNRKNIFYFQIFQENQMKSVYLSVRDKKKVENIKNWYLNSMKKINHEEILTSLKNSSINVNNKNNMICMNLEQDTQEKGNTQNEEKNDIYIGPIYNKSCNSTIINDSSNNNKWNNINVSMDNKNDVLLHKGNTNMNGYYMNDIKCNNNSNNNSNNNSNNKLKCVTRNVNNDIIKYHKTIDTDNSKNNHAYFKNKFLNFLDKKIISNIYGLPQGFSLSNILCSLYYAYLDKNEEFQNLLYSEKQNNNKYFSANGKCNYFNLDSIMLRFIDDFLFITLNKKNIKIFKNLLLKKKIWGSNINSSKTKIFKIPLIYKNDLLIYNFRNKCQQKNKHKIKKKINIQNRRIKYKHNELVNTNQKKKNRFVQKDKINKYINVINPIIQKNDSTMSSNSIMNFEALPNKGSNKSYSSIYTDIPNSVVNDDIEYNQNSDNNSYSSNKLYNNVNMTQNSHNNNVNIFKKEQNQSFQCFNSNNIYIQNDKKENNILQINKKLSSNGNLTKKNKKINTLTCLQIDKVIKTLKCKKKYIKHIKKFKYMNKFVKFQKFQNTSFELKINKINKNIRRLNKLKKRKNHSINIAPVSSIEWLNNSYTFDFINNSIQSTSYPWKNKSDATIRNHLHLHNVIIDKNNKTYFMKYLVENRIVRNIISKQKKCQSLYKNKQNVYFCYKNNFILLKSSILKFICCIKTLKKMFNAFTNSTYNTNFILFLISYMNKVLIKNKKLKFVKLFLIQTAIEAFRYARIFNHQDSFYPCLQHFKKIKKRLIHKYKIGYNKNLLREFFYLFNFIKKELYNSWPYMFKIKN